In Aegilops tauschii subsp. strangulata cultivar AL8/78 chromosome 3, Aet v6.0, whole genome shotgun sequence, one genomic interval encodes:
- the LOC109776411 gene encoding beta-1,2-xylosyltransferase XYXT1: MGSGEGKQGKGLVKGWAQRYLNLGFVAGFLIVLLTYIVVTQQFAITSPDAAPTMTPHRKHAISAPGAGETGTPEAREEEKAETKPVDASSGDETQKEPEQQQQQQQQQQDAEPEWKKPEDTVATEEEPPKRDDAAAEPLDNGKVVCTTEGPFSDTCDVFGDVRTNGTAHTVTLVPATQTESREWKIQPYTRRGMSGISEVTVTQLDSTSADSPAPACTVTHRVPGIVFALGGLTGNYFHDFSDALVPLFVASRRYGGEVQLLASNIQPWWLGKYEAVVRRLSKYDVVDLDHDDQIRCFPSVTVGLRMHKEFDIVPELVPGGAPLSMVDFTAFLRETYTLPRAAPISLMKDISPPEDQEKRKPRLMLLHRGHYRKFVNVPEIVKAAEKAGFEVSIADPRFDVKVEELARSVNSFDVLLGVHGAGLTNAVFMPTGAVVIQVVPYGNLEHMAKVDFGDPVADMGLRYLEYSITAEESTLLEMLGPDHPVIKDPESVHRSGWDKVAEYYLGKQDVRVDVERFAPTLALAIEHLRQK; encoded by the exons GAAGGGGCTGGTGAAGGGCTGGGCGCAGAGGTACCTCAACCTCGGCTTCGTCGCCGGCTTCCTCATCGTGCTCCTCACCTACATCGTCGTCACCCAGCAGTTCGCCATCACCTCCCCCGACG CTGCCCCCACGATGACGCCGCACCGGAAGCATGCGATCAGCGCCCCCGGCGCCGGCGAGACAG GGACGCCGGAGGCTCGAGAAGAGGAGAAGGCGGAGACGAAACCTGTCGACGCTTCTTCCGGTGATGAAACTCAAAaggagccggagcagcagcagcaacaacaacaacagcaacagg ATGCGGAGCCGGAATGGAAGAAGCCGGAAGACACGGTGGCGACGGAGGAAGAGCCCCCCAAAAGAGACGACGCCGCTGCCGAACCGCTCG ACAACGGCAAAGTGGTGTGTACCACGGAGGGCCCCTTCTCCGACACGTGCGACGTCTTCGGCGACGTCCGGACCAACGGCACGGCGCACACCGTAACCCTCGTTCCGGCGACCCAGACGGAGAGCCGGGAGTGGAAGATCCAGCCATACACCCGCCGCGGCATGTCCGGCATCTCGGAGGTCACGGTGACGCAGCTCGACTCAACCTCCGCGGATTCCCCGGCGCCGGCGTGCACGGTGACGCATCGCGTCCCGGGCATCGTGTTTGCGCTCGGCGGCCTCACCGGCAACTACTTCCACGACTTCAGCGACGCGCTGGTGCCGCTGTTCGTGGCGTCGCGGCGGTACGGCGGCGAGGTCCAGCTCCTGGCCAGCAACATCCAGCCGTGGTGGCTCGGCAAGTACGAGGCCGTGGTGCGGCGGCTGTCCAAGTACGACGTTGTGGACCTCGACCATGACGATCAGATCCGGTGCTTTCCGAGTGTCACCGTCGGGCTACGCATGCACAAGGAGTTCGACATCGTGCCGGAGCTTGTCCCCGGCGGCGCCCCACTCTCCATGGTCGACTTCACCGCCTTCCTCCGCGAGACCTACACCTTACCCCGCGCCGCGCCCATCAGCTTGATGAAGGACATCAGCCCGCCGGAGGACCAGGAGAAGAGGAAACCGCGGTTGATGCTGCTCCACCGGGGCCACTACCGGAAGTTCGTGAACGTGCCTGAGATCGTGAAGGCGGCGGAGAAGGCCGGGTTTGAGGTGTCCATAGCCGACCCGCGGTTCGACGTTAAGGTGGAGGAGCTGGCCCGGTCGGTGAACTCGTTCGACGTGCTGCTGGGCGTGCACGGCGCCGGCCTGACCAACGCCGTGTTCATGCCCACGGGGGCGGTGGTCATCCAGGTGGTGCCGTACGGGAACCTAGAGCACATGGCGAAGGTGGACTTCGGCGACCCCGTGGCGGACATGGGGCTCCGGTACCTCGAGTACAGCATCACGGCGGAGGAGAGCACGCTGCTGGAGATGCTGGGGCCGGACCACCCCGTGATCAAGGACCCCGAGTCGGTGCACCGGAGCGGCTGGGACAAGGTCGCCGAGTACTATCTCGGAAAGCAGGACGTGCGCGTCGACGTGGAGCGCTTCGCGCCCACGCTCGCGCTGGCCATCGAACATCTCCGGCAGAAGTAG